In one Halorhodospira halophila genomic region, the following are encoded:
- a CDS encoding LPP20 family lipoprotein has protein sequence MKALLVVLMALFLLAGCAGSAPPSGDQPSWVVGGEPASYPRESYLSAVGTADHRELAHDRARAELARAFEVHVTAATQQEDRLAFGDGETRHRATLGQQVATRTAVTLRGVEIGETWREPQSGRYHVLAVMDRQQAASALREGIAGLDAATSRYLRQADAAADPLHALAALARGLEAQRQRAEYQQALRVLTGAGMTVRYELAVLRARLAAEAGSIPFGIGARGDHAERVASKLRASVAAAGFRVDEREDAYRLEAVLELEDLGQRDGWYWQRGGLTLRLLDDAGEVRGEQRWPVRGAATDYTTAERRALEQAFERLGEDLFGLIIALAVGQGESAPRG, from the coding sequence GTGAAAGCGCTTCTCGTAGTCCTGATGGCGCTGTTCCTGCTGGCCGGCTGTGCTGGTAGTGCTCCGCCATCGGGAGATCAGCCATCCTGGGTGGTCGGCGGTGAGCCGGCCTCCTATCCCCGTGAAAGCTATCTCAGTGCGGTGGGCACGGCCGATCACCGTGAGCTGGCCCACGATCGGGCCCGGGCCGAGCTGGCGCGCGCCTTCGAGGTTCATGTAACGGCGGCGACACAGCAGGAGGACCGGCTGGCGTTCGGCGACGGCGAGACCCGGCACCGGGCGACGCTGGGTCAGCAGGTCGCGACGCGCACCGCGGTCACCCTGCGCGGTGTCGAGATCGGCGAGACCTGGCGGGAGCCGCAGAGCGGCCGGTATCACGTCCTCGCCGTCATGGATCGGCAGCAGGCGGCCAGCGCGCTGCGCGAGGGCATCGCGGGCCTGGACGCGGCGACCAGTCGCTATCTGCGCCAGGCAGACGCTGCCGCCGACCCGCTGCACGCACTCGCCGCGCTGGCCCGGGGGCTGGAGGCGCAGCGCCAGCGTGCCGAGTATCAGCAGGCCCTGCGGGTGCTCACCGGCGCCGGCATGACGGTGCGGTACGAGCTGGCGGTGCTGCGTGCGCGGCTGGCCGCCGAGGCTGGGAGCATCCCCTTCGGCATCGGCGCGCGGGGTGATCATGCCGAACGGGTGGCAAGCAAACTGCGGGCATCGGTGGCCGCTGCCGGGTTCCGGGTCGATGAACGGGAGGATGCCTACCGGCTGGAGGCTGTGCTTGAACTCGAGGATCTCGGGCAGCGCGATGGCTGGTACTGGCAGCGTGGCGGCCTGACCCTGCGCTTGCTGGATGATGCCGGTGAAGTCCGTGGCGAGCAGCGCTGGCCGGTGCGCGGTGCCGCCACCGATTACACGACGGCCGAGCGTCGCGCCCTGGAGCAGGCATTCGAGCGCCTCGGCGAAGACCTGTTCGGCCTGATCATCGCCTTGGCTGTCGGCCAGGGCGAGTCGGCGCCGCGAGGCTAG
- a CDS encoding COG3014 family protein, translating to MTHWLYRPWLALILAAALAGCTTYGDRMAPVEAAVEDGDPRRAVELLDADSGGPGDRVVDLLNRGALLRMAGEFEASNRALEEAYDAIAEVDPLSVSESVGSLMVGETAFAYAGEPHERVLLHLLMAFNYLDLGDPDAARVEALRVDLRLQRLAAEQGRSVYRQDPFARYLSGLIFERLGEPDQALVAYRQAYQAYREQGGRLGVAVPRSLQRDLLRLADELGLDEERAEWQQAFGLDAWPDPAEHREQAHVVLIAGVGLAPRKGEQGFAVQDRQGRIHSVALPYYEPRRRPLGGVQFSAGEASVPAEPVHDVDAVARILLEEQQGVLAARALGRLLVQKEMIDQAREASPVAGLAMNVFTLVADRADTRTWGMLPAQYYMARISLPPGEHRLELVYQGRSGHPLTRVDLGALELEAGAYHFVFDRWVSARAGSVTHRGEP from the coding sequence GTGACGCATTGGCTGTATAGGCCCTGGCTGGCACTGATACTGGCTGCTGCCCTGGCCGGGTGCACGACCTACGGCGATCGGATGGCACCGGTAGAGGCCGCCGTGGAGGACGGCGATCCGCGTCGAGCGGTGGAGCTGCTCGATGCGGACTCCGGCGGGCCGGGGGACCGTGTTGTCGACCTGCTCAACCGCGGAGCGCTCCTGCGCATGGCCGGGGAGTTCGAGGCCAGCAACCGTGCCCTGGAAGAGGCCTACGACGCCATCGCCGAGGTCGATCCGCTGAGCGTCTCGGAGAGCGTGGGCAGTCTGATGGTGGGTGAGACCGCTTTCGCCTACGCCGGCGAGCCCCACGAACGGGTCCTGCTCCATCTGCTCATGGCTTTCAATTATCTGGATCTCGGGGATCCGGATGCGGCGCGGGTCGAGGCTTTGCGCGTGGATCTGCGCCTGCAGCGTCTCGCCGCCGAGCAGGGGCGGTCCGTCTACCGGCAGGATCCGTTTGCCCGGTACCTCAGCGGGTTGATCTTCGAGCGTCTGGGTGAGCCGGATCAGGCCCTGGTGGCCTATCGCCAGGCCTACCAGGCTTACCGCGAGCAGGGCGGACGGCTGGGGGTTGCGGTGCCCCGCTCGCTACAGCGCGATCTGCTGCGCCTAGCCGATGAGCTGGGACTCGACGAAGAGCGGGCCGAGTGGCAGCAGGCTTTTGGGCTGGACGCCTGGCCGGATCCGGCCGAGCATCGCGAGCAGGCGCACGTGGTGTTGATTGCCGGGGTGGGGCTGGCCCCGCGCAAGGGAGAGCAGGGGTTCGCGGTGCAGGATCGCCAGGGACGCATCCACAGCGTGGCCCTGCCGTACTACGAGCCGCGGCGCAGGCCGCTGGGCGGGGTCCAGTTCAGCGCTGGGGAGGCCTCGGTGCCGGCAGAGCCGGTGCACGACGTGGACGCCGTCGCCCGGATCCTGCTCGAAGAGCAGCAGGGCGTGCTCGCCGCCCGCGCGCTGGGGCGACTGCTGGTGCAGAAGGAGATGATCGATCAGGCCCGCGAGGCCAGTCCGGTAGCCGGTCTGGCCATGAACGTCTTCACCCTGGTGGCGGACCGGGCGGACACCCGCACCTGGGGCATGCTGCCGGCGCAGTACTACATGGCCCGCATCAGTCTGCCACCCGGCGAGCACCGGCTTGAGCTGGTCTATCAGGGCCGGTCCGGTCACCCGCTGACCCGGGTGGACCTCGGGGCGCTGGAACTCGAGGCCGGGGCTTATCACTTTGTATTCGATCGCTGGGTCTCGGCGCGTGCCGGCTCCGTGACCCACAGGGGGGAGCCGTGA
- a CDS encoding penicillin-binding protein activator LpoB: protein MKAWIRGALVLLAMAAVAGCGHSVERIDRDAEHDLSGRWNDQDSRLVAEEMIADALDRPWLREFRRDEGGRPTVIVGGVRNLSHEHINTRTFVNDIQRELINSGQVDFVADADQRERIREERRDQDLHASEETRKAMGEELGADYMLLGSVNSIIDQEGRRQVRYYQVDMELISLADNRKVWIGNKEIRKLVRSASARP, encoded by the coding sequence ATGAAGGCGTGGATTCGGGGTGCCCTGGTGCTGTTGGCCATGGCGGCGGTCGCGGGCTGCGGTCACTCGGTGGAGCGGATCGATCGGGATGCGGAGCACGACCTCTCCGGTCGGTGGAACGACCAGGATTCGCGACTGGTTGCTGAGGAGATGATCGCCGACGCGCTGGATCGCCCCTGGTTGCGGGAGTTTCGGCGCGACGAGGGCGGGCGGCCCACCGTCATCGTGGGGGGTGTCCGCAATCTCAGCCACGAGCACATCAATACCCGCACGTTCGTTAACGATATCCAGCGGGAGCTGATCAATTCCGGACAGGTGGATTTCGTCGCCGACGCCGATCAGCGCGAGCGCATCCGTGAGGAGCGCCGCGACCAGGATCTGCACGCCAGCGAGGAGACCCGCAAGGCCATGGGGGAGGAGCTGGGCGCTGACTACATGCTGCTTGGTTCGGTGAACTCCATCATCGATCAGGAGGGGCGACGTCAGGTCCGTTACTACCAGGTCGACATGGAGCTGATCAGCCTGGCCGATAACCGCAAGGTCTGGATTGGCAACAAGGAGATCCGCAAGCTCGTGCGTTCGGCCTCGGCGCGGCCCTGA
- a CDS encoding DUF2058 family protein has translation MSNSLQEQLVRAGLASQEEARRQQSGKRRGPRDRATPRGRSRPDKARDHQPLEAHIPLPDLIRHYALPRWGGDTAYHFIEGQRIRHAWVTRQQQRQLADGYAGLVISGDGLAVVPRAVAEQVRQRQPEALLVLHPLKRREESPARRS, from the coding sequence ATGTCAAATTCTCTTCAAGAACAGCTTGTTAGAGCAGGTCTGGCGAGCCAGGAGGAAGCTCGCAGGCAGCAGTCGGGCAAGCGCCGAGGCCCCCGCGACCGGGCAACCCCGCGCGGGAGATCCCGCCCGGACAAGGCACGGGATCACCAACCGCTCGAGGCGCACATCCCACTACCCGACCTGATCCGCCATTACGCGCTACCGCGCTGGGGAGGCGACACCGCCTACCACTTCATCGAGGGACAGCGGATCCGCCACGCCTGGGTGACCCGGCAGCAACAGCGGCAGCTGGCGGACGGCTACGCCGGCTTGGTCATCAGTGGCGACGGCCTGGCCGTGGTGCCCAGGGCGGTTGCCGAGCAGGTGCGCCAGCGCCAGCCGGAGGCCCTGCTGGTGCTGCACCCGCTCAAGCGGCGGGAGGAGTCGCCGGCACGGCGCTCATGA
- the ispH gene encoding 4-hydroxy-3-methylbut-2-enyl diphosphate reductase codes for MPKIHLANPRGFCAGVDRAIAIVDRALAVYGSPVYVRHEVVHNRFVVDDLRGRGAVFVEELHEVPDGATVIFSAHGVPQWVADEAERRGLQVFDATCPLVTKVHKEVRDHARAGREVVLIGHAGHPEVEGTMGQYLAPEGQGGIYLVQSQEEAAALQVRTPDDLAFVTQTTLSVDDAAGIVEALQRRFPSIQGPRKDDICYATQNRQDAVRTLADEVDLLLVVGSVNSSNSNRLRELAVRCGTEAYLIDGAADLDRGWLDGRQAIGVTAGASAPESTVVEVVEQLQAWGCEAPEERPGKAETVTFGLPRELGQPPAAS; via the coding sequence GTGCCCAAGATTCACCTTGCCAATCCCCGCGGTTTCTGCGCCGGCGTGGACCGGGCCATCGCCATCGTCGATCGGGCGCTGGCGGTTTACGGGTCGCCCGTCTACGTCCGTCATGAGGTGGTGCATAACCGTTTTGTGGTGGATGATCTGCGCGGGCGCGGCGCGGTCTTTGTCGAGGAACTGCACGAGGTGCCCGACGGGGCCACCGTGATCTTCAGCGCCCACGGCGTGCCGCAGTGGGTCGCCGACGAGGCCGAGCGGCGGGGGCTGCAGGTCTTTGATGCCACCTGCCCGCTGGTGACCAAGGTCCACAAAGAGGTGCGCGATCATGCGCGAGCGGGCCGTGAAGTGGTCCTGATCGGCCACGCCGGTCATCCGGAGGTCGAGGGCACCATGGGGCAGTATCTGGCCCCGGAGGGACAGGGCGGTATCTACCTGGTGCAGAGCCAGGAGGAGGCGGCGGCGCTACAGGTCCGGACCCCGGACGATCTGGCCTTTGTCACCCAGACCACGCTGTCGGTGGACGACGCCGCTGGCATTGTCGAGGCGCTGCAGCGCCGCTTCCCGTCTATCCAGGGGCCGCGCAAGGACGACATCTGTTACGCCACGCAGAATCGCCAGGATGCGGTGCGTACTCTTGCCGACGAGGTTGACCTGCTGTTGGTGGTCGGCTCGGTCAACAGCTCCAACTCCAACCGCCTGCGCGAATTGGCCGTGCGCTGCGGTACCGAGGCGTACCTGATCGATGGTGCTGCCGATCTGGACCGGGGCTGGCTGGATGGCCGTCAGGCGATCGGCGTGACCGCCGGCGCCTCGGCGCCGGAGAGCACCGTGGTGGAGGTGGTCGAGCAGCTCCAGGCGTGGGGCTGCGAAGCGCCGGAGGAGCGGCCGGGCAAGGCGGAGACGGTCACCTTTGGTTTGCCGCGGGAGCTCGGTCAGCCTCCGGCGGCCTCATGA
- the lspA gene encoding signal peptidase II translates to MGYRLWLLLAVAIAALDQASKAWAQAALRPYESVELLPVLSLTLGYNPGAAFSLLGDAGGWQRWLLAGIAAAVGVYLIYWLRRIGASQPWLALGVALILAGALGNLVDRLYLGYVVDFIHLHYAGFHWPIFNVADIAITLGAGLVIALLVFSKSATEH, encoded by the coding sequence ATGGGCTACCGGCTCTGGCTTCTGCTCGCCGTCGCCATCGCGGCCCTGGATCAGGCCTCCAAGGCGTGGGCCCAAGCGGCGCTGCGACCTTACGAGTCGGTCGAATTGCTGCCCGTGCTCAGTCTCACGCTCGGCTACAACCCCGGGGCGGCGTTCAGCCTGCTCGGCGACGCCGGCGGCTGGCAGCGCTGGCTGCTTGCCGGCATCGCTGCCGCCGTGGGGGTCTACCTGATCTACTGGCTGCGCCGTATCGGGGCGTCGCAGCCCTGGCTCGCCTTGGGGGTGGCTCTGATCCTGGCCGGGGCCCTGGGCAACCTGGTCGATCGCCTGTACCTGGGGTACGTGGTTGATTTCATCCACCTCCATTACGCTGGGTTTCACTGGCCGATCTTCAACGTCGCCGATATTGCCATCACACTGGGCGCCGGCCTGGTGATCGCGCTGCTCGTGTTCTCAAAATCGGCCACTGAACACTGA
- the ileS gene encoding isoleucine--tRNA ligase, with translation MSEYKHTLNLPHTEFPMRARLAEREPQRLQRWEEEDLYGAIRRARSGRERFILHDGPPYANGDIHIGHAVNKILKDIIVKARTLDGYDAPYIPGWDCHGLPIEHKVEEEAGKPGVDLSYAQFRERCRAFAAEQVDGQRQDFKRLGVLGDWERPYLTMDYATEAGILRALARIFEGGHVTQGFKPVHWCADCGSALAEAEVEYEERTSPAVDVRFAVADEMALQQRVLLEGEGAQAGTASVVIWTTTPWTLPANRAVAVHPELEYLVVALDHSERLILAADLAESTLARAGIGRHEVVGRCRGADLEGLTLRHPFLEREVPVVLGGHVTTDGGTGCVHTAPGHGQEDFEVGQRYALEVTNPVDGAGCFFEDTEHFGGLNVLDANPRVVEVLEAGGALLHHEKYRHSYPHCWRHKTPVIFRATPQWFIDLDRHGMRECALAGIQGVRWMPEWGQARIDAMVRGRPDWCISRQRHWGVPIAVFIHRRSGEPHPQTPQHMEAVAERMEREGLEAWWDLDPAELLGDEAAEYEKVTDILDVWFDSGVTHATVLDQRDGLQVPADLYLEGSDQHRGWFQSSLLSSAAIRRSAPYRGVLTHGFTVDEQGHKMSKSRGNVVAPQDVMDRLGADILRLWVASADYSGEIAVSDNILQRTADAYRRMRNTARFLLGNLHGFEPGRDALAAEQMLPLDRWAVARARELQERIVAAYDRYELHRIYHLLHNFCVVDMGGFYLDVLKDRLYTTPADSRARRSGQTAMYHIAEALVRWLAPILSFTADEIWGHLPGDRREPVFTAEWYDGLFPLDNESREASFWERVMEVRTVVSRELERLRNEKVIGANLDAEVDLYVPEALAAELAPLGDELRFVLITSAARIHDVAEAPAGAASAALEDGTEVRIVVAASGHDKCPRCWHRRPDIGASDEHPQLCGRCVENVAGAGERRATA, from the coding sequence GTGAGCGAGTACAAGCACACCCTCAACCTTCCCCACACCGAATTCCCGATGCGGGCGCGTCTGGCCGAGCGTGAGCCGCAGCGCCTGCAGCGCTGGGAGGAAGAGGACCTCTACGGCGCCATCCGGCGTGCGCGGTCGGGGCGCGAGCGGTTTATCCTGCACGACGGTCCGCCCTACGCCAACGGCGATATCCATATCGGCCACGCGGTCAACAAGATCCTCAAGGATATCATCGTCAAGGCGCGCACCCTGGACGGGTATGACGCGCCGTACATCCCCGGGTGGGACTGCCACGGCCTGCCGATCGAGCACAAGGTCGAGGAGGAGGCTGGCAAGCCCGGCGTAGACCTGAGTTACGCGCAGTTTCGTGAGCGCTGCCGGGCGTTCGCTGCCGAGCAGGTGGACGGACAGCGCCAGGACTTCAAGCGCCTGGGCGTGCTCGGCGACTGGGAGCGCCCCTATCTGACCATGGATTACGCCACCGAGGCCGGCATCCTGCGGGCCCTGGCCCGGATCTTCGAGGGCGGGCACGTTACCCAGGGGTTCAAGCCGGTGCACTGGTGTGCCGACTGCGGCTCGGCCCTGGCCGAGGCCGAGGTGGAGTACGAGGAGCGCACCTCGCCGGCGGTGGATGTGCGCTTCGCTGTGGCGGACGAGATGGCGCTGCAGCAGCGCGTCCTGCTCGAGGGCGAGGGTGCCCAGGCGGGAACGGCCTCGGTGGTGATCTGGACCACCACGCCCTGGACGCTACCGGCCAACCGGGCGGTGGCGGTGCATCCCGAGCTGGAGTACCTGGTGGTCGCCCTGGATCACAGCGAGCGGCTCATCCTGGCCGCCGATTTGGCCGAGTCGACCCTGGCGCGGGCCGGCATCGGCCGCCACGAGGTGGTGGGCCGCTGCCGCGGGGCGGATCTGGAGGGACTGACCCTGCGCCACCCCTTCCTTGAGCGCGAAGTCCCGGTGGTTCTCGGCGGGCATGTGACCACCGACGGGGGTACCGGTTGCGTGCACACGGCGCCGGGGCACGGCCAGGAGGACTTCGAAGTCGGGCAGCGCTACGCTCTGGAGGTGACCAATCCGGTCGACGGCGCCGGCTGCTTCTTCGAGGATACCGAGCACTTCGGCGGGCTGAATGTCTTGGATGCCAATCCCCGGGTCGTCGAGGTGCTCGAGGCCGGCGGGGCGCTGCTGCACCACGAGAAGTACCGGCACAGCTACCCCCACTGCTGGCGGCACAAGACCCCGGTGATCTTTCGGGCCACGCCGCAGTGGTTCATCGATCTGGATCGTCACGGCATGCGCGAGTGCGCTCTGGCCGGGATCCAGGGCGTGCGCTGGATGCCGGAGTGGGGCCAGGCGCGCATCGACGCCATGGTCCGCGGGCGTCCGGACTGGTGTATCTCCCGGCAGCGCCACTGGGGCGTGCCCATCGCCGTGTTCATCCATCGCCGCAGCGGCGAACCGCATCCGCAGACGCCTCAGCACATGGAAGCGGTCGCCGAGCGCATGGAGCGCGAGGGACTGGAAGCCTGGTGGGACCTGGATCCCGCGGAGCTGCTCGGTGACGAGGCCGCCGAGTACGAGAAGGTCACCGACATCCTGGACGTCTGGTTCGACTCCGGGGTGACCCACGCCACCGTGCTGGATCAGCGCGACGGCCTGCAGGTGCCGGCGGATCTCTATCTGGAGGGCTCGGATCAGCACCGCGGCTGGTTCCAGTCTTCGTTGCTCTCCTCGGCGGCAATCCGCCGTTCGGCGCCCTACCGTGGCGTGCTCACCCACGGATTCACCGTGGATGAGCAGGGGCACAAGATGTCCAAGTCGCGCGGCAACGTGGTGGCCCCGCAGGACGTGATGGACCGCCTCGGCGCCGATATCCTGCGCCTGTGGGTGGCCTCGGCGGATTACAGCGGCGAGATCGCTGTCTCCGACAATATCCTGCAGCGCACCGCTGATGCCTACCGTCGCATGCGCAACACTGCCCGGTTCCTGCTCGGCAATCTGCACGGCTTCGAGCCCGGGCGTGATGCTCTGGCCGCGGAGCAGATGCTGCCCCTGGACCGTTGGGCGGTGGCGCGGGCCCGGGAACTGCAGGAGCGGATCGTCGCCGCCTATGACCGCTACGAGCTGCACCGCATCTACCACCTGCTGCATAACTTCTGCGTGGTGGACATGGGTGGCTTCTATCTCGATGTGCTCAAGGACCGTCTGTACACCACGCCGGCGGACAGCCGCGCCCGGCGCTCCGGCCAGACGGCTATGTACCACATCGCCGAGGCCTTGGTGCGCTGGCTGGCGCCGATCCTCTCCTTCACCGCCGACGAAATCTGGGGGCATCTGCCCGGCGATCGCCGCGAGCCGGTGTTCACGGCGGAGTGGTACGATGGGCTCTTCCCGCTGGACAACGAGTCGCGCGAGGCCTCGTTCTGGGAGCGGGTCATGGAAGTGCGCACGGTGGTCAGCCGCGAGCTGGAGCGGCTGCGTAACGAGAAGGTGATCGGCGCCAATCTGGATGCCGAGGTGGACCTCTACGTCCCCGAGGCGCTCGCTGCGGAGCTCGCCCCGCTGGGCGATGAGCTGCGCTTCGTGCTGATCACTTCGGCGGCACGCATCCACGACGTCGCCGAGGCTCCGGCCGGTGCCGCCAGCGCCGCCCTGGAGGATGGCACCGAGGTGCGCATCGTGGTGGCCGCCTCCGGCCACGACAAGTGCCCGCGTTGCTGGCATCGTCGTCCCGATATCGGCGCCAGTGATGAGCACCCGCAGCTGTGTGGGCGCTGCGTCGAGAACGTGGCCGGGGCCGGTGAGCGCCGGGCCACGGCCTGA
- a CDS encoding bifunctional riboflavin kinase/FAD synthetase, whose product MELIRGLHNVRARHRGAAITIGNFDGVHRGHRAMIERLRREAARRGRPAVVVTFEPHPMERLAPARAPARLTGLREKVRRLAETGVDAVLCLRFDQHLAAVEAEAFAGELLGERLGAGYVLVGDDFRFGRQRRGDLDMLRRVGRERGYEVAPMDTVVRSGERVSSTRIRQAVTQGRFADAAELLGHPYCVQGRVVHGDAMGRKLGWPTANLRLSPERIPLDGIYAGWARGAAERPWPTAISVGVRPTVGGRRLVFEAHLIDFDGDLYGRHLCVEPVARLRGEEHFDGLDALARQIGEDVRAARRVLGQEHH is encoded by the coding sequence ATGGAACTCATCCGGGGATTGCATAACGTCCGGGCCCGTCACCGCGGCGCGGCGATCACCATCGGCAACTTCGATGGGGTCCACCGCGGGCACCGGGCCATGATCGAGCGCCTGCGCCGGGAGGCGGCGCGGCGTGGTCGGCCGGCCGTCGTGGTCACCTTTGAGCCGCACCCCATGGAGCGCCTGGCCCCGGCGCGGGCGCCGGCGCGTTTGACCGGGCTGCGCGAGAAGGTGCGCCGGCTCGCCGAGACCGGTGTGGATGCGGTGCTCTGCCTGCGCTTCGATCAGCATCTGGCGGCGGTGGAGGCCGAGGCCTTTGCCGGCGAGTTGCTCGGTGAGCGCCTGGGTGCCGGATACGTCCTAGTCGGCGACGATTTCCGGTTCGGTCGCCAGCGCCGGGGAGATCTGGACATGCTTCGGCGCGTTGGCCGCGAGCGGGGCTACGAGGTGGCACCCATGGACACGGTGGTGCGCTCCGGGGAGCGGGTGAGCAGCACCCGCATCCGTCAGGCCGTTACCCAGGGGCGCTTCGCCGATGCGGCCGAGCTGCTCGGACATCCCTATTGCGTGCAGGGGCGTGTGGTCCACGGTGATGCCATGGGCCGGAAGCTCGGCTGGCCGACGGCCAATCTACGGCTGTCACCGGAGCGCATCCCGCTCGACGGTATCTACGCCGGGTGGGCCCGGGGGGCTGCCGAACGCCCGTGGCCGACGGCAATCAGTGTCGGCGTGCGCCCCACGGTGGGGGGGCGGCGCTTGGTTTTCGAGGCTCACCTGATCGATTTCGACGGCGACCTCTACGGCCGCCACCTCTGCGTCGAGCCGGTGGCCCGGCTCCGGGGCGAGGAGCACTTCGACGGGCTCGATGCGCTGGCGAGACAAATCGGCGAGGATGTACGCGCGGCGCGGCGCGTGCTCGGTCAAGAACACCATTAG
- the murJ gene encoding murein biosynthesis integral membrane protein MurJ codes for MVTGLFRHIFTFGSLTLVSRILGLARDVIIAGVFGSGAQTDSFIVAFKIPNFMRRITAEGAFSQAFVPVLTDYRTHSTHREVRALIAYSAGTLGAALALVTALGMVAAPAVVSVFAPGFSDDPERFALTVDLLRVTFPYILFISLVACAGAVLHTCNRFASFAFAPVLLNAAMIGAALWATPWFEEPIMALAVAVAVAGVLQLLLQLPFLYREGLLVWPRPSLRHPGVRRVARLMGPAVIGSSVMQVNLLVDTILASFLITGSVSWLYFSDRLVEFPLGVFGIALGTVLLPRLSAEHAGSEPERFSRTLDWGLRLVLLVVAPATAGLIVLAGPILATLFQYGAFGADDVVAASWSLAAYSLGLFGFVLVKVLTPGYFSREDMKTPVYCAVAAVAVNLVLSVSAVWALHETPFGHVALAAATAASATVNSALLFTGLVRRRVYRGGSGWLRLTVQVAVATSLMVAVLLYPALRLEAWLEAGVVARVLALTGVVAAGGAVYFAALYALGVRPRQFREPEAAGEPGG; via the coding sequence GTGGTTACCGGTCTGTTTCGCCACATCTTCACGTTCGGCTCCCTGACCCTGGTTTCGCGGATCCTCGGTTTGGCCCGGGATGTGATCATCGCCGGGGTGTTCGGCTCGGGGGCGCAGACGGACTCGTTTATTGTCGCCTTCAAAATCCCCAATTTCATGCGGCGGATTACCGCCGAAGGGGCGTTTTCGCAGGCGTTTGTCCCGGTGCTCACCGACTATCGCACGCACAGCACGCACCGCGAAGTCCGCGCCCTGATCGCCTACAGCGCCGGCACCCTCGGGGCGGCATTGGCGTTGGTCACGGCCCTCGGCATGGTGGCGGCGCCGGCGGTGGTCAGTGTCTTCGCCCCCGGTTTCAGCGACGATCCGGAGCGCTTCGCGCTGACCGTGGACCTGCTGCGGGTGACCTTCCCCTACATTCTATTCATATCCCTGGTCGCGTGCGCCGGGGCCGTGCTGCATACCTGCAACCGGTTCGCCTCCTTCGCCTTTGCGCCGGTGTTGCTGAACGCTGCGATGATCGGGGCCGCGCTGTGGGCCACGCCGTGGTTCGAAGAGCCGATCATGGCCCTGGCGGTGGCCGTGGCGGTGGCCGGTGTCCTGCAGCTGCTGCTGCAGCTGCCGTTTCTCTACCGGGAGGGGCTGCTGGTCTGGCCTCGGCCGTCGCTGCGCCACCCCGGGGTGCGGCGGGTGGCCCGGCTGATGGGACCGGCGGTGATCGGCTCCTCGGTGATGCAGGTCAACCTGCTGGTGGACACCATCCTCGCCTCCTTCCTGATCACCGGCAGTGTCAGCTGGCTTTACTTCTCGGACCGCCTGGTGGAGTTCCCGCTGGGGGTGTTCGGCATCGCGCTGGGAACCGTGCTGCTGCCGCGGCTCTCGGCCGAGCACGCCGGCAGTGAGCCGGAGCGCTTCTCGCGCACGCTGGACTGGGGGCTGCGTCTGGTGCTGCTGGTGGTGGCGCCGGCCACGGCCGGGCTGATCGTGCTCGCCGGGCCGATTCTGGCTACCCTGTTTCAGTACGGTGCCTTCGGCGCGGACGATGTGGTCGCCGCTTCCTGGTCTCTGGCCGCCTACAGCCTGGGTCTTTTCGGATTCGTCCTGGTCAAGGTGCTGACGCCGGGATACTTTTCCCGGGAAGACATGAAGACCCCGGTCTACTGCGCGGTGGCCGCCGTGGCGGTCAACCTGGTCCTCTCAGTGAGCGCGGTCTGGGCCCTGCACGAGACGCCCTTCGGCCACGTGGCTCTGGCCGCCGCCACGGCGGCCTCGGCGACCGTCAATTCGGCGCTGTTGTTCACCGGCCTGGTTCGCCGGCGGGTCTACCGGGGGGGCAGCGGCTGGCTGCGCCTGACGGTGCAGGTGGCCGTGGCCACGTCACTGATGGTGGCGGTCCTGCTCTACCCCGCGCTGCGCCTGGAGGCGTGGCTGGAGGCCGGCGTTGTGGCGCGCGTGCTGGCGCTGACCGGTGTCGTGGCTGCCGGCGGGGCCGTCTACTTCGCTGCGCTCTACGCCCTGGGTGTCCGGCCGCGGCAGTTCCGCGAACCGGAGGCGGCCGGTGAGCCGGGCGGCTAG